The Cylindrospermum stagnale PCC 7417 genome segment TGACTGGGAGAGCGAAATCGCCACCTGTTCACCAGACTATTACAAATGGACACAATGGATTTTCTTGCAATTTTTGCAAGCAGGGTTAGCTTATCAAAAAGAAGCAGCAGTCAACTGGGACCCCATTGACCAAACCGTACTAGCAAACGAGCAAGTTGATAACGAAGGACGTTCTTGGCGCAGTGGGGCAAAAGTTGAGCGCAAACTCTTGCGGCAGTGGTTTTTAAAGATTACCGACTACGCCGAAGAATTGCTGAATGACCTGGAAAAATTGACAGGTTGGCCCGAACGAGTCAAATTGATGCAGGCTAACTGGATAGGTAAATCCACTGGCGCATATCTAGAATTTCCCATCATCGGCTTGGATGAGAAAATCGGCGTTTACACGACACGCCCAGATACAGTTTTTGGTGTCAGCTACCTGGTGTTAGCGCCAGAACATCCCTTAACGAAGCGCGTCACTGCCAAAGAACAGCAAGCAGCGGTAGAAGCCTTTATTCAGGAAGTTGCCAATCAAAGCGAATTAGAACGTACTGCTGAAGATAAACCCAAGCGGGGTATCCCCACAGGTGGGGTGGCAATTAACCCCTTTACAGGGGAAGAAGTGCCCATCTGGATTGCTGATTACGTACTATATGAATATGGTACTGGGGCAGTGATGGGTGTACCTGCCCATGATGTCCGAGATTTCAAGTTTGCCAATAACTATAACCTGCCGATTGAGTTTGTGATTGTCCCACCAGATGCGGTGGCAGATGTGGATTTCCAACAAAAAAATCTACCGCTGATCATGATTGATTATGATAATGCCTACACAGAACCGGGAATTTTGATTAATTCTGGTTCCTTCAGTGGCATGACTGCCACAGATGCCAAGCAAGCAATAGTTAAATATGCTGAAGAACAAGGTTTTGGCAAACTCCGGGTACAATACCGCCTCCGGGATTGGTTGATTTCCCGGCAACGCTACTGGGGTGCACCGATACCTGTGATTCACTGCCCCAATTGTGGGATAGTGCCTGTTCCTGACAAAGATTTGCCCGTAGAGTTGCCGGAAGATGTGGAATTTACTGGACGTGGCGGTTCACCCTTGACGCAGTTAGAAAGCTGGGTGAATGTTCCTTGTCCGACTTGTGGCACACCTGCCAAGCGGGAAACTGACACGATGGATACCTTTATTGATTCCTCGTGGTATTTTTTACGTTTTCCTGATGCTAAGAATGAACAGCAGATTTTTGATGCCAGTACAACTAATGACTGGATGCCTGTAGATCAGTACGTGGGGGGCATTGAACACGCGATTTTGCATTTGTTGTATTCCCGGTTCTTTACTAAGGTACTGCGCGATAGAGGTTTGTTGAATTTTGATGAACCATTCCAACGCCTATTGACTCAAGGTATGGTACAGGGTTTAACTTACCTAAACCCCAACAAGGGCGGTAAGGATAAATGGATACCTTCTCATCTTGTTAACGCTGCTGATCCCCGTGATCCTCAAACAGGTGAACCACTGCAACGCCTGTACGCTACTATGTCCAAGTCAAAGGGCAACGGTGTTGCGCCAGAAGATGTAATTGGCAAATATGGTATAGACACAGCGCGAATGTTTATCTTATTCAAAGCACCACCGGAAAAAGACCTGGAATGGGATGAAGCGGATGTAGAAGGGCAATTCCGTTTCTTAAATCGGGTCTGGCGCTTGGTGACTGATTATATCGCCGCTGGTGTATCTCGTAAGCAAGCCCAACTCGACAATTTAACTAAACCGGAAAAAGACTTGCGACGGGCAATTCACTCTGCTATCCAAGCAGTTACGGAAGACGTGGAGGACGACTATCAATTCAACACAGCTATTTCAGAATTGATGAAATTAAGTAACGCCCTAACTGATGCTAATTGCAAAAATTCACCAATTTATGCAGAAGGTATTCAGACTTTGGTGGTTTTGCTGGCACCGTTTGCGCCACACATTGCTGATGAACTGTGGCAGTTATTTGGTAACCAGGGTTCAGTGCATAAGCAAACTTGGCCGGCTTTTGACTCTGCTGCGTTGGTGGCTGATGAAATCACTTTGGTAATTCAAATTATGGGCAAAACTCGCGGTTCGATTCAAGTACCATCACAAGCAGATAAAGCGGCATTAGAGAAATACGCCCGTGAGTCAGAAATTGCCCAGCGTTACATCGAGGGTAAAGAAATTAAAAAGGTGATTGTGGTGCCTGGTAAGTTGGTGAATTTTGTAGTCGGCTAAGAGTTGGTGACACGGCGATAATTGAAGCTTTGATGTTGCCGTGTCTTCCTGGTTTCAAAGGTAACTTTTGCTATTTGCTGCTTCAATTTAAAGCTTTAACTTGAATTACTTGATAAGTAAATACGCTTTAATACTTTTTTCATGTCTGGAAGATTGAGAATTTGCCATATAGGAAATTTTATAACGAGAGCCTAAATTTTTAGGGTATTGTAATTTAATTAAAGCTTTTGGGTATTTCACTATATTTTAAGAAGCGTAAATATTTACAAAATCTAGCTTTCAGGCTTCAATATCTAGTCAATTTAGTTCTGAAAATTTAGTTAGTCTTATTCTTTAGCATAGAAGAGGTGATCAAACCTCGGTTTTTAATTTATGCTAATAGGTCTACTGTAATTGTATTGTTGGCGAGCGCGCCTGGAACAGCACTAAGTAGGATTTCATGCCAAAAATTAAGAAAAATTTGTCGGTGTGTAGCATCCTGAATTCTGCCGTTTAACCGAAGAGGAATATAACTGAGTGCAGCTTCACCAAAACCGAACTACAGCACTTCTCGCTATTGTGAGGTACATATTTAGTGCTGAAAGGGTCGAAAAGGAGGGAGTGTGGAGGGGGAGAGACTGTACTTCATAACAGCAGGAAGCGCTGTATAAGAGGATAAATTTTATTTAATCAGAGAATTAATAAATCCTAATAAATTATTGATTGTCATTGGGTTTGAATACAAGTAATATTAGCTTTAAATCTCTTGTATAAATGCTTAAATTTTCATGTTGAGAGGAGGCAAACATCTATTGATATTCTTCTCTTCACTGCGTTCCACTCAAAATAACATTTCTGATTTTTTGACTTTTGCAAGAGGTTTTTTGATGTCTATCAAAATACAAAAGAGAGGAAGTAAAGATGGCATACAAAATTGTTGGTTATTATGAAAATTGGGCACAATATTCAAGAGGGTTTTTCCCTAGAGACATTGATCCCTCATTATTTACCCATATCAACTTTGCCTTTGGGTTTTTTGGCTTTCGTAGTCGCAGTCTTACTAACCCACAACCACCATACTTGACTGGTAACTATAAAATCGAACCAGTTGAGTGGAACGATCAAACACAATTGTATCCAGAACTCCAAGCATTGAAACAAAGTAACCCTGAACTCAAGACGTTATTGTCAATTGGCGGATGGAGCTTTAACGATCCTGCAAATGCGGATATAGGCGCTATTTCACTTCATCTTTTTAGCGAAATGGTAAGTTCTAGCGATAAAAGGCAAGAATTTATCTCCTCTGCTATCGACTACGCCCACCAATACGGGTTTGATGGAATTGACCTTGACTGGGAATATCCTGGAGACCTTACCAGAGGAGGAACGGAGGAAGATTTCGCTAATTTTGTCACCCTTCTTCAAGAATTCCGTCAAGCAATTAATAGTGATTCGAGGCAACCAAAACTTCTTTTAACAATAGCAGCAGCCGCTATTGTTCCATCAGGAGTATCAGCTCAATGGCATAGTAATCCTCAAAGTTACTTTGAATGGCTTGCTGAGTGTACAAATCACTTAGACTGGGTAAACATAATGGCGTATGATTATCATGGTGCATTCGATGTTCCTGCAATTACCGCAGTTCAAGCGCCGCTACGACAAGATTCTAATCCCGATACTAATTTTTCTGTCAAAAACACTGTTGAAAATTACCTAAACGGTGGAGTTCCATCTGAAAAAATTGTGCTGGGTCTGCCAACTTACGGTCGGACTTTTCATGTTACCGTTCCACTTACTCAGAGTGATAATGGCCCAGGAAAGCCTTTTAATGGAGGGGGTACTGCAGGCCCGAAAACACAAGAATCAGGATTTCTTGCCTATTTTGAAATTAAGGATAATATTTCAAGTGGTAGTTTGATCAGAGAGTGGCATGAACCAACCCTGACTCCCTATGCCTACAACAGCAGTACAGGTGACTGGGTTTCTTACGACGATGAAGAATCAATTGAGCATAAAACTAATTACTTAATTGAGAAAGATTTGGCAGGCGCAATGATTTGGGCAATCGGTCTAGACGATTTTAGGAATAGTGAGTATCCTCTAATTAGAAAATGCAAAGAAATTTTGGGTAACTCAAAAGCCTTTACTATTACATCGGGGACAGGTCGTAAACTAGAACCAGCAGGCACATCCCAAAGAAACAGGTAAATCTAACTCAATAAAAGCTATTTTTACCTAAAGGTTGAAACCCTGTAAATGCAAAACTACCGTTCACAGGGTTTTAAGCTGTTTGCAGTCATTACCAATGGCTATAGATGATTAGAATAGACACACAGTTAACAGGCTTTTTACTCCGCTCAGAAGTGGTTTCTGGCTGGTCTAATTTGGAAGTAGCTGGATATCTTGAACGCATTACTGAGACAAGATTTATTCCCACTTAAAGCGCTCCAGTTACCCGACTGCGAATGGATCGTTTATCTGAATAATGCGTTGATTTGCTTATTTAATGTATGCAACGTTTCTATAGTGTGGTTTAATCAATCGAAAACTGCTGTAATTCAGGGGAAATTGCAATCAGTGTCAGCGTAGCAGGTCGGGGTGGTTCATATGGGAATTTTAATGATGAATTCAGTTCCTTTTCCGGGAACAGATACGCAGTGAAGTTCTCCACCGTGTTTTTCTACAACAATTTGATAGCTGATAGATAATCCCAAGCCAGTTCCTTTCCCGATGGGTTTGGTGGTAAAGAATGGGTCAAATAATTGCTTTTGTACACTCTCTGGAATTCCCGGTCCATTATCTGCAATCCGAATAATTACTTCGTTGTCATCAGTGAGTTCAGTACGAATGCAAATTGCGGGAGAGTTTTGAGTTAAAGAAGTTGACTCACAATTCAAAACTGAGAACTCAGAAGACTCAGAGAGAGCATCAATAGCATTTGCCATAATATTCATAAACACCTGATTGAGTAGGCCAGGGTAGCACTCTACTAGGGGGAGGTGTTTATATTCTTTAATGATAGTGATGCTTTCTTGATTTTTTTGGTGATTTTTGAGGCGGCTTTGTAAAATTAGCAAGGTACTTTCAATACCTGCATGGATGTCAACTGTTTTTTTCTCAGATTCATCAAGACGAGAGAAATTTCGCAAGGAGAGGATGATTTCCTGAATGCGATCGCAGCCAATTTTTATAGAAGCTAGGAGATTGGGAAAGTCACCGATTAAAAACTCTAGTTCAATTTGATCTGTAAATTTTTTAATTTCTGATACTGGATCGGGATAATGCTTTTGGTACAGCCCATTGAGTTCAATTAGGTTCTGACTGTAATTGATAGCATGAACAATATTACCAGTAATAAAATTTACAGGGTTGTTAATTTCATGTGCAATGCCTGCAATTAGCTGACCTAAGGCTGCCATTTTCTCATTCTGTACTAATCGGGCATAGTTTTGTTGAAGGTCACGAAAACCGGCGCTGGCTGCTTTAGATTGTTCTTCTACCTTCTGTAGCTGAGTTAGTGTTAAAACATAAATTTGGGAGTAGGACAGGAGTAACTCATGGAAATCAATTAGCCTATGTTTTCGAGACTTAGTTTCCACGATAATTGGTTCATAGAACAGTTGGGGCGATCGCAGCAATGCTACCTGAGTAGCTTCCACAATTAGCATATCCTCAGGAAGTATAAATATTTCTGGCTCGATACTGTTATAAAGATTTTCAATAGGTCGCATAGAAAATAGTGCCAAGCTATAGGGACTACTCATATGCTGAAAAAATTTCTGCCGTGAAATCATCCCCACAAAGTCCTGTTCTTTTGTCAAGATAATTCCTGGTAGTAAAGGCTCTTGTTCAAACAGTATGGTCAAGTCATTTCCTGGGCGTTCTATCTCAATTTGAATCTGCCAAAGTGGTAATTCTTGCAAAGTTGACTCTAATTGCAAGTTCAAATTAGAAATTAATAACTTTTTTGATTTCTTTACTTTTTTTGATTTCTTTACTTTCTTTTCTTTTTTTGACATTGTTGCCACCCTTATTGACATAAGTAAACAATTAATACTACAGTCTTTTTTAGGACGATAGTTCTCAATATTTAGATAAATTTATAAAAATAAATATCGCTGAAATGCCCATTAAATCCTGATAATATTGACTGCTTACAGCATTTTTCTTAGATGAATGGACTTGTTGGATAAATATTTTATTTTTTGTTTCACACTACTTATCTCTACCTACAGCATACAAATGAAAATGGCTGGAAATAAATAGCTGAAGAACCTTGAGATTACTATAAATCTTGGAAAATTGGAATTTATACGAATAGTGACAGAGCTTGTTCACTATTTAGTCCCAATTCAATTTATCAGGTATTTGAAGCATATTTTTTCATTGACAAAAGCAACTTGCTCTTACAGATACTTTCAGATTAATGGACTTGTTACATAAGATTTTAGTCTGACTTAATGTTGCAAGAGTCTAGCTTATTATACAAATAAATACTGCTGTAATTGGTCACTTATAGTTAAGGTATAGGTCACCTATGGTTAAGGTCTGGGTTTTTGGATTTAGGGTTTTTAATTGATAGAATGTATATATCGATTTCAAGTTTCAAATCATAGCAAACCACGTTTACCATTAGGGCGTATTGTCATCCAGTTGGTTTTAGCTAGTGCTAGCTGCTCATCAGAAACCTTGGCACCAGTAAGATTTGCACCACATAAATTAGCTCCCCGGAGATTGGCATTGCTGAGATAAGCGTAGCTGAGGTCTGCACCTCGCAGGTCTGCGCCTTCTAAATCAGTATGGTTGAAATAGGCTTTATTCAAATTAGCATCCTTGAGATTTGCTCTAGTGAGACTAGCTCTGCCAAAGTCGCTATTCTGGAGATTAGCTCCTTGGAGATTAGTTTTCTGCAATTGAGCGGAATGGAAATTGGTTTCTGATAGGTCAGCACCTGACAGGTTTAGTAAATTTAAATTGTGTAGGGCAAAATCCCGTCTGCCTTTCAGATAGGCTGTGAGTAGACCTTGGGTATCTAATTTACGTTCAACTTTAGAGGTTTGAGTTTGTGAACCATTACCGTTGCTGTTGCTGTTAGGTAAAGTTGTAGATTTGGCGATCGCAGATTTCTGGTGCATTCCCGTTGCTTGCAATCCAGCTGCTTCTGCTGCCTTGGCTCTTCTGGCTCGAATTGCTGCTGCTACCTGGGCCACGCTGGCACTGGTATTAGTCCCAGATGTGGGTGTAGGTGTAGGGTGATTCCATAAGATAGCCGAATTTTCCAGGCGGTTGTTAGGTGGCTCTTTAACAGGAGTATCAGATTTAACTAGCAAACCCTTGGCCAAACTTTCGAGGTATGGTTCTATTTCTAAGGCCCTAAGTACTTCTTCGGCAGAACGATAGCGATTGCGTACTGACACCTCCAACATTTTTCTCAACACGTTGCTCAGGTGCTCACTCACATGCACCATCTGCTCCCACATCATTTCACCCGTTGTGGGATTGTATTCCAAATCTTTAGGAGTTTTGCCAGTCAGGAGATAAATGCATGTCACCCCCACTGCGTAGATATCGCTGGCATAGACTGGACGCATAGCCATTTGCTCTGGAGGCGCAAAACCAGGAGTGCCGATCGCATAGGCAGTTAATGCTGTCTGTCCCGATTGGTTCGCACCTTGACTAACTTGGTTTTTAACGGCGCCAAAGTCGATGAGTACCATTCTGGCGTCTTGATCGCGGCGAATCAAGTTAGCTGGTTTGATATCACGGTGAATCACCTTTAGCTCGTGGATGTATTGCAGCAATGGCATGATCTCGCTTAAGAATTGCTTCACCCCAGCTTCGCTATAATTGCCATGTTGTTTTACCTCCTGCTGGAGGGTTGAACCGCTGATGTATTCCTGAACTAAGTAAAATTGTTCCTGTTCTTCAAAATAATCTAGCAACCTTGGTATTTGGGGATGATTGCCAATTTTACCGAGGGTTTTGGCTTCTCTCTCAAATAGTTCCCGCGCCATCTGCAAAATATGAGGGGCAGTTCCAGAGGGACGTAGTTGCTTGATCACACAACTCGGTTCTCCTGGTAAAACTTGATCATTGGCTAAGAAGGTTGCTCCAAAGCCACCCTGACCTAATGGTTCGATTACCCGATAGCGATCGCGCAATAGTAGTTGCGAGCCACAAGATTGGCACCTTTGGCTTTGTGCCAAATTTTCTGGATTAAGACAGGTAGGGTTTAAGCAGTAGCTCATGCACTGTCAACTCGCTGCACGAATAATAAATAGGGGAGAATTTCACTCTCTTTACATTATTTAGAGGAAAATCAATTTTCACCAGGTAATTTTTGCTGGAATCCTTTGAAGAATTCCTAAAGCTATACTGAAGTTACTTAAAGCTTTAGTAAACCAATCATCTTGGCCATAGCTAACTTAACCGTCACTTTCTCGACTATTATCTCACTTATAGACATAAGGTAATTTATAACCTTTTATACATGTTTATTTTACAATAAAGTCACAATTTATAGTATAAAACTAAGTAATTTCATTTATTTTACTTTGGCTACGACAGGCACGGTTAATTCCTGTGTGCTCAACAGTAATTAGAGAAAGCGATGACGGCAGTAACCCCATTGCCGATAGATCAGCGTAAGAAATGCTGAGTCCTTAGCAGGAGAAGAACACAGTCAGGAAGCTGCACCGCAGGCACTGTGTTTAGTCAGGACTCAGCACTTTCGACTCAGTACTCTATTGGTTACAGGCTAGACAGTACATCCCGTGCAACTGCTAAAGTCTGCTCAATATCTTCCTCAGTGTGTGCCAAGGAGGAAAATCCAGCCTCAAACTGAGATGGTGCTAAGTAAATACCGCGCTCTAACATGCCGCGATGGAAGCGCCCAAACTTAGCTGTATCAGATTTTTTGGCATCCTCGTAGTTATGGACTGGTCCTGAGGTGAAAAATAAGCCAAACATAGCACTGATGTGACCACCACAAGCCGCATGACCAGTGTCTTTGGCAATTTGCACCAAGCCTGCTGCTAATTTCTGCGTAATCCGCTCTAAGTACTCGTAAGTACCAGGTTTTTGCAGCAATTCCAGAGTTTTAATCCCAGCAGTCATTGCTAGAGGATTACCAGAAAGAGTCCCAGCTTGATATACAGGGCCTGCGGGGGCAACCATTGACATGATTTCGCGGCGGCCACCATAAGCACCCACTGGCAAACCACCACCAATAATCTTACCCAAAGTAGTCAAATCGGGGGTGACGCCAAATTTCTCTTGAGCGCCACCGTAGGCAATACGGAAGCCTGTCATTACTTCGTCAAACACTAACAAAGCGCCGTGTTCGTGGGTAAGTTCCCGTAATCCTTCTAGGAAACCAGCATCGGGAGTAATAAACCCAGCATTGCCGACAACTGGTTCGAGAATCACACCGGCAATTTCGTCGCGGTTTTCTGCAAATAAGGCTTTAACTGCTTCTA includes the following:
- a CDS encoding glycosyl hydrolase family 18 protein — its product is MAYKIVGYYENWAQYSRGFFPRDIDPSLFTHINFAFGFFGFRSRSLTNPQPPYLTGNYKIEPVEWNDQTQLYPELQALKQSNPELKTLLSIGGWSFNDPANADIGAISLHLFSEMVSSSDKRQEFISSAIDYAHQYGFDGIDLDWEYPGDLTRGGTEEDFANFVTLLQEFRQAINSDSRQPKLLLTIAAAAIVPSGVSAQWHSNPQSYFEWLAECTNHLDWVNIMAYDYHGAFDVPAITAVQAPLRQDSNPDTNFSVKNTVENYLNGGVPSEKIVLGLPTYGRTFHVTVPLTQSDNGPGKPFNGGGTAGPKTQESGFLAYFEIKDNISSGSLIREWHEPTLTPYAYNSSTGDWVSYDDEESIEHKTNYLIEKDLAGAMIWAIGLDDFRNSEYPLIRKCKEILGNSKAFTITSGTGRKLEPAGTSQRNR
- the hemL gene encoding glutamate-1-semialdehyde 2,1-aminomutase; amino-acid sequence: MVNTTIKTTKSQEIFAAAQNLMPGGVSSPVRAFKSVGGQPIVFERVNGAYIWDVDGNQYIDYVGTWGPAICGHAHPEVIAALHTALSKGTSFGAPSFLENVLAEMVIDAVPSIEMVRFVNSGTEACMAVLRLMRAFTNRDKIIKFEGCYHGHADMFLVKAGSGVATLGLPDSPGVPKAATSDTLTAPFNDLEAVKALFAENRDEIAGVILEPVVGNAGFITPDAGFLEGLRELTHEHGALLVFDEVMTGFRIAYGGAQEKFGVTPDLTTLGKIIGGGLPVGAYGGRREIMSMVAPAGPVYQAGTLSGNPLAMTAGIKTLELLQKPGTYEYLERITQKLAAGLVQIAKDTGHAACGGHISAMFGLFFTSGPVHNYEDAKKSDTAKFGRFHRGMLERGIYLAPSQFEAGFSSLAHTEEDIEQTLAVARDVLSSL
- a CDS encoding serine/threonine-protein kinase, with the protein product MSYCLNPTCLNPENLAQSQRCQSCGSQLLLRDRYRVIEPLGQGGFGATFLANDQVLPGEPSCVIKQLRPSGTAPHILQMARELFEREAKTLGKIGNHPQIPRLLDYFEEQEQFYLVQEYISGSTLQQEVKQHGNYSEAGVKQFLSEIMPLLQYIHELKVIHRDIKPANLIRRDQDARMVLIDFGAVKNQVSQGANQSGQTALTAYAIGTPGFAPPEQMAMRPVYASDIYAVGVTCIYLLTGKTPKDLEYNPTTGEMMWEQMVHVSEHLSNVLRKMLEVSVRNRYRSAEEVLRALEIEPYLESLAKGLLVKSDTPVKEPPNNRLENSAILWNHPTPTPTSGTNTSASVAQVAAAIRARRAKAAEAAGLQATGMHQKSAIAKSTTLPNSNSNGNGSQTQTSKVERKLDTQGLLTAYLKGRRDFALHNLNLLNLSGADLSETNFHSAQLQKTNLQGANLQNSDFGRASLTRANLKDANLNKAYFNHTDLEGADLRGADLSYAYLSNANLRGANLCGANLTGAKVSDEQLALAKTNWMTIRPNGKRGLL
- a CDS encoding sensor histidine kinase, with translation MSKKEKKVKKSKKVKKSKKLLISNLNLQLESTLQELPLWQIQIEIERPGNDLTILFEQEPLLPGIILTKEQDFVGMISRQKFFQHMSSPYSLALFSMRPIENLYNSIEPEIFILPEDMLIVEATQVALLRSPQLFYEPIIVETKSRKHRLIDFHELLLSYSQIYVLTLTQLQKVEEQSKAASAGFRDLQQNYARLVQNEKMAALGQLIAGIAHEINNPVNFITGNIVHAINYSQNLIELNGLYQKHYPDPVSEIKKFTDQIELEFLIGDFPNLLASIKIGCDRIQEIILSLRNFSRLDESEKKTVDIHAGIESTLLILQSRLKNHQKNQESITIIKEYKHLPLVECYPGLLNQVFMNIMANAIDALSESSEFSVLNCESTSLTQNSPAICIRTELTDDNEVIIRIADNGPGIPESVQKQLFDPFFTTKPIGKGTGLGLSISYQIVVEKHGGELHCVSVPGKGTEFIIKIPI
- the leuS gene encoding leucine--tRNA ligase → MESRYNPAAIEEKWQKTWVSLGLDKTPTESNKPKFYALSMFPYPSGSLHMGHVRNYTITDVIARLKRMQGYRVLHPMGWDAFGLPAENAAIDRGVPPAKWTYQNIAQMRQQLQRLGLSIDWESEIATCSPDYYKWTQWIFLQFLQAGLAYQKEAAVNWDPIDQTVLANEQVDNEGRSWRSGAKVERKLLRQWFLKITDYAEELLNDLEKLTGWPERVKLMQANWIGKSTGAYLEFPIIGLDEKIGVYTTRPDTVFGVSYLVLAPEHPLTKRVTAKEQQAAVEAFIQEVANQSELERTAEDKPKRGIPTGGVAINPFTGEEVPIWIADYVLYEYGTGAVMGVPAHDVRDFKFANNYNLPIEFVIVPPDAVADVDFQQKNLPLIMIDYDNAYTEPGILINSGSFSGMTATDAKQAIVKYAEEQGFGKLRVQYRLRDWLISRQRYWGAPIPVIHCPNCGIVPVPDKDLPVELPEDVEFTGRGGSPLTQLESWVNVPCPTCGTPAKRETDTMDTFIDSSWYFLRFPDAKNEQQIFDASTTNDWMPVDQYVGGIEHAILHLLYSRFFTKVLRDRGLLNFDEPFQRLLTQGMVQGLTYLNPNKGGKDKWIPSHLVNAADPRDPQTGEPLQRLYATMSKSKGNGVAPEDVIGKYGIDTARMFILFKAPPEKDLEWDEADVEGQFRFLNRVWRLVTDYIAAGVSRKQAQLDNLTKPEKDLRRAIHSAIQAVTEDVEDDYQFNTAISELMKLSNALTDANCKNSPIYAEGIQTLVVLLAPFAPHIADELWQLFGNQGSVHKQTWPAFDSAALVADEITLVIQIMGKTRGSIQVPSQADKAALEKYARESEIAQRYIEGKEIKKVIVVPGKLVNFVVG